One window of Meleagris gallopavo isolate NT-WF06-2002-E0010 breed Aviagen turkey brand Nicholas breeding stock unplaced genomic scaffold, Turkey_5.1 ChrUn_random_7180001830066, whole genome shotgun sequence genomic DNA carries:
- the LOC104915607 gene encoding uncharacterized protein LOC104915607, translating to MLLLLPLLALAEAWLHPFPSPWRLHLQQQQEAVLPTPAGSRLAVLAAFSLLLIHGHAQVLLQQSPPSVTKMGSKSVTIECKAEGIANFQAAYIHWYRQLPDKAPEWLLSVTAKSQVSYDSESYRNKYSSYKRENNICTLSVNSIQDGDAGTYYCAYWESHSGSSLQAALTESWLQPERHTFIQVPRNTAAFLPPSLSLQDTPTSSSRGRNSKTKAETLMWQSCSELTVCAAILCSLSPSFPLPPAAVLPLRFSFLPLEWQH from the coding sequence atgctgctgctgctgccactccTGGCCCTGGCTGAAGCCTGGTTGCATCCATTCCCCTCCCCGTGGAGGCTCcacttgcagcagcagcaggaggctgtcCTGCCTACACCTgcgggcagcaggctggcagtgcttgctgccttttctctccttctgaTCCATGGACATGCACAAGTGCTGCTGCAACAGAGTCCACCATCTGTTACCAAAATGGGATCCAAAAGTGTGACTATTGAGTGCAAAGCCGAGGGCATAGCTAACTTCCAGGCTGCCTACATCCACTGGTACCGACAACTGCCTGACAAAGCTCCTGAATGGCTCCTTTCTGTGACAGCAAAATCACAAGTTTCCTATGATTCCGAATCCTATAGGAACAAATATTCGTCTTATAAAAGAGAGAATAACATCTGCACTCTCTCAGTTAACAGCATACAGGATGGAGATGCAGGTACCTACTACTGTGCCTACTGGGAGTCTCACAGCgggagcagcctgcaggcagcccttACAGAAAGCTGGCTGCAACCTGAGCGGCACACTTTCATACAAGTGCCGAGAAACACAGCTGCCTTCCTGCCCCCATCTCTCAGCCTTCAAGACACCCCCACAAGCTCAAGCAGAGGAAGGAATTCCAAGACGAAAGCCGAGACACTGATGTGGCAATCATGTTCAGAGCTCACTGTCTGTGCCGCTATTCTGTGCAGCCTGAGTCCATCGTTTCCTCTCCCTCCAGCAGCCGTCCTGCCTCTAAGGTTCTCTTTTTTGCCGCTGGAATGGCAGCACTAA